Genomic segment of Pseudomonadota bacterium:
GAATATTTTGGTTTATGATTTGGGTGGCGGTACATTTGATGTTTCGGTTGTTTGTTTGGAATCGCAAGTTGTGGAGGTGCTGGCAACTACCGGTAACAATAACCTTGGTGGAGATGACTTTGATACCAAGATTGTCAAGTTTATCGAAGACCATTTACAGGAAAAAGGAATCGATATCAGTCAATCTCTACTGGCAAAAGCCCGCATCCAGCGCGCAGCAGAAATTGCAAAAATTAAATTGTCAGATCATCCCTTTGCAATGATTGAAGAAGAGTACTTGTTGGATCACGAAGGGAAACCTTATCATTTGTCATTAGAGATTTCACGAAAAGAGTATCAAGAAATGATTATGGCGCATGTTGATGAAACGCTAGATGCCGTCCATCAAGCGCTTGATGAAGCAAATTTAATGGCATCTCAAATTGACGAAGTTTTACTAGTAGGTGGTAGTACCCGTACCCCTATTATTCCAGAAAAGTTATCTGAAATATTTGAAAATAGACCACATGCAGAAATTGATCCAGAGTTTTGCGTTGCAATAGGGGCTGCGATTCAAGCAGGAGTTATTGCTGGCGAAGAATGTGACGCTGTATTGGTAGATATTACACCTTATACTTTTGGTACTTGTTATTTAGGTGTTTTAGATGGATATCCCTATCCTAACGTATACCAACCACTCATTCAAAAGAATACTCCTATTCCTGTAACAAAGAGTGACGTGTTTTATACAAACCACGACAATCAGGAAATTGTTGATGTTAGTGTTTATCAAGGGGAAAATGCTGATGCGTTGCAAAATATCGAAATTGGGAAATTTTTGATAGAAGGCCTGAGCAAAGTTCCTGCAGGAAACCCCATTATCGTTGATTTTAATCTAGACTCAGATGGCATTTTGCATGTTACTGCTAAAGAAAAACGTAGTGATGTAGAAAAATCATTAACCATAGATAATGCAATTTCGCAGTTTACAGATCAAGAATTTGATAAGGCAAAACAGCGTATCGACCAGTTATTTGCAGATGATTCAGATGACATATCTTACGATGAAGATGAAACTGATCAAGGTCGTTTGGTTTTAATAGATAAGCGGACAAATACTCTTGAATTGATAGCAATAGCTGAAGGAATTTTAAATAAGGTATCGAATGAAGACAGAGAAGATTTACAGAGTATTATTGAAGAAACGAGAGGTGCTTTGGATATAGATGACGAACAGAATTTAGAAAATAAAACCAAGAAACTATCTGATATCGTATCTTATTTAGAGGTTAGTGCAGCGTGAATTTGTTATTGACATGAATCCACATGATCTCTTAAGGGAATATCATAGCCTTCCTACCCTAGAACAAGCCGTCGTACGTTTGGTGTCGCTTGTTTATGCGGGTACTGGTGCGAAAAATTTACTTAAATGCTTGCAGAGATCACCTTATCTTTCTCAAGCAGAACGCAATATGGAAATCGGTCAATTGCGTAAGGTTCTTGCTCTCTTAAAGAGAAAAAGAATGATTGGCCCCAAGCAAGAATGTCCTCCAGATTTGGCTCATGCTATAAGCACTGATGCTTGTGATAGTGGTTATATTAAACAATATATTGCTGCCATTGAATCTGTTTGTAAAGAAACGGGAAGGCGTGTCTTTTACGGATACTCTGTTAATGAGAACATGATTTATCTCAGTGAATTACGCAGAGCTATCTATGGGGGAGATGAACTCGAAATCATTGAGCAACTCGAGACGATTGTCAATGATATTGATCACCATGGGCTTGACCGACTGTTCATGTATATCTATGCAGATACACCATTAAATCTAAAGTGGTTGTTGGGGCTTCCATTCGTTGTACAACAACGGATTTTTAGCACCAAGCTAAGATCATTTTGTCTGACCGGTTGGGACTTTGATCAATTACAACCACTTTTGTCTCATTATGAGTCAAAGCGTGAAGATAAAAATTATCGCTCTTTTGCTACCACTTTTTTACTGTATGACATTTTATCGGGTCGTACAGATTGCATCGAACAAACTTTGGCAATGAGTGAGTTGCCTGCTGAGATGGAATCTGCTGTTGCAGGAACAGCAGCATTTTTTTTGCAGAATCAGAAAATGAGTCTTACTCGCTATGCTGAAGGGCTAAAATCTTTGCGCAAACAAACTCATAGCCGTGAGATTTACTTTCGGACAATTGACGGTGTATTTTATTTGCTTGCTTTGTTGCAGACAGAAGACAAGAAACACTGGGATAAATTGCAAGCACATTTAAAGGTTGTTTTAGAATACAATACGCCCTACTCAACTGCTTACCGAATCATCCAAGACATATTGTGGGTTTTGCGGAATCAAGAAGATTTGATGCAAAAAAACCGTTATTCTCGCGATATAGGACGATTAGATTTAGCTGAATTAGACCCCTTATCTGCCGCAATCAGAGTTCTTTATTGTTACTGGTTTGACAAGGACAAACTTGATCTTGAGGTCTGTCGTGGGCAGTTTATTACTTATAAAAATAGCTTACCGTTAGTGGCTAAAATATTTGTTGATGTTCTTGTGCAAAGTGGTCAAAGTTCTCAAAATTCCCAAGAGTACGAAATATTCATATCCCAAAATAACTTAGAGAACATAATAGATTTTAGCTCTATCGTTAAAGTGAGTGAAAAATGGGAACGACAATTACAGCAATTGAATCATTTTTTTGAGTGTATTGGAGGATCCGGTGATTCATCAAAGAAGAAACGTTTGGTATGGCGGCTCAATCCAGAAGATATTCAAAGTTTAACAGCTATTGCACAAAGTTTGAAATTGAATGGCACTTGGAGTAAGGGCAAAAAAATATCTCGCAAGCGGCTGTTTGAAAATGGCAGTTCGGCTGCGTTAGATTATTTGACTCTAGAAGATCACAAACTCATTCGTACCTTGAAGAAAAATCCTTATCGCTACTACGGTTCGGAGGACTACTATTGGGATCAGAATAAAACGTTACAGGCCCTGATTGGTCATCCTAGGATTTTCTGTGAAACTGCACCCGATGTATTTTCTGAGTTTGTAGAAACTTCCCCAGAACTTATTATCGAGGAAGATGACAAAGATTACTTTAAAATCAGTATGTCGCACCTATCGTCAACAGCTGAGGTCCTCATAGAACAAGAAACACCATCACGTTTCAGGGTTGTTGATTTTTCCGAGCAATTTTTGCCCCTGACGGATATTATCGGAAATCAGGGCTTAAAAGTTTCAGCATCTGCTAAAGAGCATGTTGTCAATATTATCCGCAAGGCGGCTCCAATTTTACCAATCCAGTCAGAGTTGGAAAGTGATGATCTTCCCACTGTAGAATCAGATCCTACCCCTTGTTTGCAAATGCTACCCATGGGGGAGGGGTTGCGGGCCAATTTGTTTGTGCGCCCCTTTACTGACAGTGGATGCTATCTACGGCCAGGTCAGGGTAAGCCGCTGGTTTTGTCAGAAATCAAAGGACAACATACCAGGGCACGTAGGGATTTAAAGCAGGAAGAGCAGCTGGTAGAGCAATTGCTTGAGAGCAGTTCTTGTCTGCGGCTGCGCAATGATGATAGCAATGAGTGGATATTTGAAAGGCCTGACGATTGCCTAGAGTTGTTAAGTGAATTGCAAAATTACCAAGGTTCATTGAAAATTGAATGGCCTGAGGGTCAGACCTTTGCGGTGACCAAGCAAATTTCGTTTAATGATTTCAGCCTCAATATTCGCCAGCAAAATGATTGGTTTGAAGTTCAAGGTGAGCTACATATTGGCGAAGACAAAGTGCTGGATATGCGCACATTGCTCGATTTACTCGAGTCGTCGCAAGGAAACTTTATACCGCTTGGAGAGCATCAGTTTCTTTCACTGTCCAAACATTTCAAAAAGAGATTGCAGGACTTGAAGGCCTTTAGTGAATCGACCAAGTCAGGGGCTAAGGTACACGGGCTTGGCAGCTTGACCTTGCAAGAGTTTGCCAGTGAGGCAGGCAAGGTTAAAAGTGACAAGCACTGGAAGGAAAAGCTCAAGGCATTGGCAGAGGTAGAAAGCTATCAGCCGCAACTGCCAACAACCTTGCAGGCAGATTTAAGGGACTATCAAGTCGAAGGTTTTGAATGGCTAGCGCGTTTATCAAAAGCAGGAATGGGAGCGTGTCTTGCTGATGATATGGGATTGGGTAAGACTTTGCAGGCTTTAGCCGTCATGCTGCCCCATGCTTCTCAAGGACCTTGTTTGGTGATAGCACCAACCTCCGTGTGTCACAATTGGGAAGATGAGGTTCGGAAATTTTCCCCAACGCTCAACA
This window contains:
- a CDS encoding Hsp70 family protein is translated as MSEVIIGIDLGTTNSEVAVVRDGKVTIIDDNGDKILPSVVGLSDSGTLLVGEIAKNQYVLCPEKTILSIKRNMGSQEKVNLGDSAYAPQEVSAMILKQLKSMAEDYLQCSVSKAVITVPAYFSDAQRQATREAGELAGLEVVRIINEPTAAALAYGATDQEKKNILVYDLGGGTFDVSVVCLESQVVEVLATTGNNNLGGDDFDTKIVKFIEDHLQEKGIDISQSLLAKARIQRAAEIAKIKLSDHPFAMIEEEYLLDHEGKPYHLSLEISRKEYQEMIMAHVDETLDAVHQALDEANLMASQIDEVLLVGGSTRTPIIPEKLSEIFENRPHAEIDPEFCVAIGAAIQAGVIAGEECDAVLVDITPYTFGTCYLGVLDGYPYPNVYQPLIQKNTPIPVTKSDVFYTNHDNQEIVDVSVYQGENADALQNIEIGKFLIEGLSKVPAGNPIIVDFNLDSDGILHVTAKEKRSDVEKSLTIDNAISQFTDQEFDKAKQRIDQLFADDSDDISYDEDETDQGRLVLIDKRTNTLELIAIAEGILNKVSNEDREDLQSIIEETRGALDIDDEQNLENKTKKLSDIVSYLEVSAA
- a CDS encoding DEAD/DEAH box helicase — encoded protein: MQREFVIDMNPHDLLREYHSLPTLEQAVVRLVSLVYAGTGAKNLLKCLQRSPYLSQAERNMEIGQLRKVLALLKRKRMIGPKQECPPDLAHAISTDACDSGYIKQYIAAIESVCKETGRRVFYGYSVNENMIYLSELRRAIYGGDELEIIEQLETIVNDIDHHGLDRLFMYIYADTPLNLKWLLGLPFVVQQRIFSTKLRSFCLTGWDFDQLQPLLSHYESKREDKNYRSFATTFLLYDILSGRTDCIEQTLAMSELPAEMESAVAGTAAFFLQNQKMSLTRYAEGLKSLRKQTHSREIYFRTIDGVFYLLALLQTEDKKHWDKLQAHLKVVLEYNTPYSTAYRIIQDILWVLRNQEDLMQKNRYSRDIGRLDLAELDPLSAAIRVLYCYWFDKDKLDLEVCRGQFITYKNSLPLVAKIFVDVLVQSGQSSQNSQEYEIFISQNNLENIIDFSSIVKVSEKWERQLQQLNHFFECIGGSGDSSKKKRLVWRLNPEDIQSLTAIAQSLKLNGTWSKGKKISRKRLFENGSSAALDYLTLEDHKLIRTLKKNPYRYYGSEDYYWDQNKTLQALIGHPRIFCETAPDVFSEFVETSPELIIEEDDKDYFKISMSHLSSTAEVLIEQETPSRFRVVDFSEQFLPLTDIIGNQGLKVSASAKEHVVNIIRKAAPILPIQSELESDDLPTVESDPTPCLQMLPMGEGLRANLFVRPFTDSGCYLRPGQGKPLVLSEIKGQHTRARRDLKQEEQLVEQLLESSSCLRLRNDDSNEWIFERPDDCLELLSELQNYQGSLKIEWPEGQTFAVTKQISFNDFSLNIRQQNDWFEVQGELHIGEDKVLDMRTLLDLLESSQGNFIPLGEHQFLSLSKHFKKRLQDLKAFSESTKSGAKVHGLGSLTLQEFASEAGKVKSDKHWKEKLKALAEVESYQPQLPTTLQADLRDYQVEGFEWLARLSKAGMGACLADDMGLGKTLQALAVMLPHASQGPCLVIAPTSVCHNWEDEVRKFSPTLNTHTMPLKGRKERVESLGPNDVLVCSYGIMQQSAEILQEKFWQMVVLDEAQAIKNPATKRSQVVGKLQGQFKLALTGTPIENNLDELWSLFRFVAPGLLGSRESFRSRFSIPIQKHGKKQVQNALRLLVQTFILRRTKNKVLTELPPRTEQTLVVEMTEEERSFYEALRRKAVERIQALDEDTQAGQKRFHILAEMTRLRQACCHPQLITAGVAVKSSKMKMLLRLIDDLKQNNHQALIFSQYVSYLKLVRKELDDQGISYRYLDGSTPASARKQEVHAFQSGESDLFLISLKAGGAGLNLTAADYVIHLDPWWNPAVEDQASDRAHRIGQTRPVTVYRLIMQNSIEEKIISLHQTKRDLADGLLKGSDVWQRLSEDQLIELIQETQTPETQLLPDKQAA